From Quercus lobata isolate SW786 chromosome 1, ValleyOak3.0 Primary Assembly, whole genome shotgun sequence, one genomic window encodes:
- the LOC115981289 gene encoding uncharacterized protein LOC115981289 isoform X2: MYMIMMALEHKETMQNYSEAYMSCLWSKTLPYKLQYNRKFVEGSPQANDEISRHSGVGFTEPDRSFHAPLFVPPNEGYYRPIHLQDFYVWSAFHANAQMAQKNPFYALESHFYPMNHEHNFPMYDRLEPVPFRMSSQGYQPGFQFQEFQYFVVIDFEATCDKEKYPHPQEIIEFPSVIVNSMTGQLEDCFQIYVRPTCNQLLSDFCKELTGIQQAQVDKGVLLSEALLLHDKWLEGKGIKHTNFAVVTWSNWDCQVMLESECRLKRIRKPPYFNRWINLRVPFHKVFGAVKCNLKEAVQLAGLVWEGRAHCGLDDAKNTARLLANLMHRGLRFAITDSLMWHSANFPFSMQPDHQSGVPQQSFRIKHPSLPFIQGHPSQVDPSKERGVFCYCGVKSSKQMIQKPEPKHGSCFFVCGNWTTTRGARCSYFEWATPDSK, encoded by the exons ATGTACATGATCATGATGGCCCTTGAACACAAAG AAACAATGCAAAATTACTCTGAGGCATACATGAGTTGCCTCTGGAGCAAGACATTACCATACAAGCTGCAATATAATAGGAAATTTGTGGAAGGTTCCCCTCAGGCTAATGATGAAATCAGTAGGCACTCAGGAGTTGGTTTCACAGAACCTGACAGGTCATTCCACGCCCCGCTCTTTGTGCCTCCTAATGAAGGTTATTATAGACCAATTCACCTACAAGACTTTTATGTTTGGTCTGCTTTTCATGCCAACGCTCAAATGGCACAAAAGAACCCGTTTTATGCGCTTGAAAGCCATTTTTATCCCATGAATCACGAGCACAATTTTCCTATGTATGATCGACTTGAACCTGTGCCCTTCAGGATGTCATCACAAGGTTACCAACCAGGTTTTCAATTCCAAGAGTTCCAATATTTCGTGGTCATAGATTTTGAGGCAACCTGTGACAAAGAGAAATACCCACACCCCCAGGAGATTATTGAGTTCCCATCTGTAATAGTAAACAGTATGACTGGCCAACTGGAAgattgttttcaaatttatgtgCGGCCTACGTGCAATCAACTTTTAAGTGATTTCTGCAAGGAGCTTACTGGCATTCAGCAAGCACAA GTAGACAAAGGTGTTCTTCTGAGTGAAGCTCTACTTTTGCATGACAAGTGGCTTGAGGGGAAAGGGATTAAACATACCAACTTTGCTGTAGTTACATGGTCAAATTGGGATTGTCAGGTAATGTTGGAATCTGAGTGCAGATTAAAGAGGATCCGCAAACCACCATATTTCAACAG ATGGATCAACCTGAGGGTCCCATTTCACAAGGTATTTGGTGCGGTTAAATGTAACCTAAAAGAGGCTGTTCAGCTGGCTGGCCTGGTATGGGAAGGCCGTGCTCACTGTGGCCTAGATGATGCTAAGAACACCGCTCGTCTGCTTGCCAATCTAATGCACCGTGGACTTAGGTTTGCCATAACTGACTCATTGATGTGGCATTCTGCAAATTTCCCGTTCTCAATGCAGCCGGATCATCAATCTGGTGTTCCTCAGCAATCCTTTAGAATTAAGCACCCATCACTGCCTTTCATCCAAGGTCACCCTTCCCAGGTTGACCCCAGCAAAGAGCGAGGTGTGTTCTGCTATTGTGGGGTGAAAAGTAGCAAACAAATGATTCAAAAACCAGAGCCAAAGCATGGAAGCTGCTTCTTTGTGTGTGGTAATTGGACTACCACTAGAGGAGCCCGATGTTCTTATTTCGAATGGGCTACCCCTgactcaaaatga
- the LOC115981289 gene encoding uncharacterized protein LOC115981289 isoform X1, with protein MLITGSSVRPSSNHLFQILQKRCPCALETMQNYSEAYMSCLWSKTLPYKLQYNRKFVEGSPQANDEISRHSGVGFTEPDRSFHAPLFVPPNEGYYRPIHLQDFYVWSAFHANAQMAQKNPFYALESHFYPMNHEHNFPMYDRLEPVPFRMSSQGYQPGFQFQEFQYFVVIDFEATCDKEKYPHPQEIIEFPSVIVNSMTGQLEDCFQIYVRPTCNQLLSDFCKELTGIQQAQVDKGVLLSEALLLHDKWLEGKGIKHTNFAVVTWSNWDCQVMLESECRLKRIRKPPYFNRWINLRVPFHKVFGAVKCNLKEAVQLAGLVWEGRAHCGLDDAKNTARLLANLMHRGLRFAITDSLMWHSANFPFSMQPDHQSGVPQQSFRIKHPSLPFIQGHPSQVDPSKERGVFCYCGVKSSKQMIQKPEPKHGSCFFVCGNWTTTRGARCSYFEWATPDSK; from the exons ATGTTAATTACTGGGAGTAGTGTAAGGCCGTCTAGCAATCACCTCTTCCAAATTCTGCAGAAACGGTGTCCTTGTGCCTTGG AAACAATGCAAAATTACTCTGAGGCATACATGAGTTGCCTCTGGAGCAAGACATTACCATACAAGCTGCAATATAATAGGAAATTTGTGGAAGGTTCCCCTCAGGCTAATGATGAAATCAGTAGGCACTCAGGAGTTGGTTTCACAGAACCTGACAGGTCATTCCACGCCCCGCTCTTTGTGCCTCCTAATGAAGGTTATTATAGACCAATTCACCTACAAGACTTTTATGTTTGGTCTGCTTTTCATGCCAACGCTCAAATGGCACAAAAGAACCCGTTTTATGCGCTTGAAAGCCATTTTTATCCCATGAATCACGAGCACAATTTTCCTATGTATGATCGACTTGAACCTGTGCCCTTCAGGATGTCATCACAAGGTTACCAACCAGGTTTTCAATTCCAAGAGTTCCAATATTTCGTGGTCATAGATTTTGAGGCAACCTGTGACAAAGAGAAATACCCACACCCCCAGGAGATTATTGAGTTCCCATCTGTAATAGTAAACAGTATGACTGGCCAACTGGAAgattgttttcaaatttatgtgCGGCCTACGTGCAATCAACTTTTAAGTGATTTCTGCAAGGAGCTTACTGGCATTCAGCAAGCACAA GTAGACAAAGGTGTTCTTCTGAGTGAAGCTCTACTTTTGCATGACAAGTGGCTTGAGGGGAAAGGGATTAAACATACCAACTTTGCTGTAGTTACATGGTCAAATTGGGATTGTCAGGTAATGTTGGAATCTGAGTGCAGATTAAAGAGGATCCGCAAACCACCATATTTCAACAG ATGGATCAACCTGAGGGTCCCATTTCACAAGGTATTTGGTGCGGTTAAATGTAACCTAAAAGAGGCTGTTCAGCTGGCTGGCCTGGTATGGGAAGGCCGTGCTCACTGTGGCCTAGATGATGCTAAGAACACCGCTCGTCTGCTTGCCAATCTAATGCACCGTGGACTTAGGTTTGCCATAACTGACTCATTGATGTGGCATTCTGCAAATTTCCCGTTCTCAATGCAGCCGGATCATCAATCTGGTGTTCCTCAGCAATCCTTTAGAATTAAGCACCCATCACTGCCTTTCATCCAAGGTCACCCTTCCCAGGTTGACCCCAGCAAAGAGCGAGGTGTGTTCTGCTATTGTGGGGTGAAAAGTAGCAAACAAATGATTCAAAAACCAGAGCCAAAGCATGGAAGCTGCTTCTTTGTGTGTGGTAATTGGACTACCACTAGAGGAGCCCGATGTTCTTATTTCGAATGGGCTACCCCTgactcaaaatga